Sequence from the Ancalomicrobiaceae bacterium S20 genome:
TCTCGCTCGGCCGCATCGACGGCGCGCTGTCGTCGGATGTCCGGATCGGCTCGATCACCATCGCCGACCGCCAGGGCGTCTGGCTCGAAGTGACCGACGTGCATCTGGTCTGGAGCCGGCTGGCGCTCCTGCAGAAGCGGCTGGAGATCGACAGTCTGGAAGCGAAGGCGATCCGCGTCATCCACCGGCCGGCAGCGACCGGGCCCGAGGTCGCCGCGACACCGACCTTCGCGCTGCCGGACCTGCCCGTGGCGGTCCGGATCGGCAAGCTCGCCGTGCCGAGCGTCGATCTCGGCGAGGGGATCGCGGGCATTCCGGCGCGGTTCTCGGTCGACGGCCGCGCCTCGCTCGCCAAGGACGTCCTCGATGCGCAACTGGCGATCCAGCGGCTCGACGGGTCGGGCCGGCTCGCCTTCAAGCTCGGTTACGCCGACCAGACCCGCAAGCTCGACCTCGATCTGACGCTTTCGGAGGGCGCCGGCGGCTTCCTCGGCACGCTGCTCGACATTCGCGGCCGGCCGGCGCTCGACCTCTCGGTGCGAGGATCGGCGCCGATCGACAGCTTCGCGGCCGACATCGCGCTCGACGCCGACAAGGCGCGGCTCGTCTCCGGGCGTGCAGCCATCGGCCGCAACGCCTTCGGCTATCGCTTCGCACTCGAGGCGAACGGCTCGCTCGAACGGCTCGTTTCGGAGCGCTGGGGCGCCTATTTCGCCGGACCGTCCTCGATCGCGCTCGTCGCGGAAGCAGCAGAGAGCGGCTGGAAGATCTCGCGGGCCTCGATCGCCTCGGGTGCCGCGACCTTCGAAGGCAACGGCGCGCTCGCCGCGGACGGCTTTCCGACCGCGCTCACGGTCGATGCGCGGCTCGGGGGCGCGGCGCGCGCGTGCCGCTGCCGTTCACCGATGGAACGGTCGACGGCGTCCGGCTCGCGATCGACTACGGCGAGGCGGCCGCCTGGAAGGCGACCGTCCGCGCCGACGGCTTCGAGAGCGCCGACGCCAAGCTCGGCTCGGCCGCCCTGGAGGCGTCAGGCGTCGCGCGCAATCTCGCCGATCCGGCCGCGCGCAGCCTCTCCTTCACGCTCTCCGGCGCAATCGCCGGCCTGCAGGCCGGCGATGCGGCTAAGGCGTTCCGCGATCCGATCCGGATCGCCGGCCGCGGCAACTGGCGGGCCGGCGCAGCGACGCTGGTCGAGGGCTTCTCGATCTCGGACGGCAATGCCAGCATCGCCTTCGACGGCACGCTCGGACTTTCGGCCGTGACCGGCGCGGCGCGGATCGGCGTCAAGGACCTGGCGCCGTTCGCCGCGCTCGCGGATCGGCCGTTGCACGGGGCAACCGCGCTGACCGCGACCGGCCGCTATGAGCCGATCGGCGGCGCTTTCGATCTGGCGCTCGACGGCATGACCACCGATCTCGCCGCCGGTCTCGGTCGCGCCGACGCCCTGCTCGGCGGCCGGCTCGCGCTCAAGGGCCGGGTCGCGCGTGCGACCGACGGCCTGCATTTCGATGCCGTGCGGCTCGGTAACGGCCGGATCCAGGCATCCGTCGCGGGCCTTTTCGGCCGCTGGACCTCGGACCTCGCGATCAATGCCGCGATCGCCGATGTCGGCGTCGCGACCGACCGGGCCAAGGGCCGCGTGGCGCTCGACGCACGCGTGACCGGCGCCAGCGAGAAGCCGACCGTCGCGGCGCGGATCGCCGGATCGAATCTCGTCCTGCAGGGCCGGCCGTTCCGCGACGCGGCCCTGCGTTTCGACGGCACCGTGGCGCAGGGCGAGGTCGACGGCATCGTCGCGCTCGGCGGCGATCTCGGCGGCCGGCCGGTCACGGGGCAGGCGCGCCTCACCTCGCTCGCTGATGGCGGACAGGCGATCGAGGCGCTGATCTTCCGCGTCGGCCGCAGTACGATCAGCGGCGACGTGACGATCGACGAGGCCGGTCTCGCCGACGGGGCGCTCGCGATCACCTCGCCCGATCTCGGCGAGGTGGCGCCGCTGGTGCTGATGACCGCGGCCGGATCGGTCGACGCCAAGATCGGCCTGTCCCGCGCGAACGGGCGCCAGGACGTCAAGGCCAAGGGCACCGCTAAGGGTGTGAAAATCGAGGCGATCTCGATTGCCAGCGCCGATTTCGATCTCTCCGCCCAGGATCTTCGCGGCCGCCCGGCGATCACCGGCACGGCGACGGCCCGGACCATCGCGACCCCGGCCGCGACCGTCGCCAAGGTCGATGCGCGCGCGACCCCGGACCCGAACGGCGCCACGCGCTTCGACGTTACCGCCGACGGCATCGCACCGACGGCATTGCGCAATGCCGGCATCGGCGCGCTCACGGCCCGTGCCCGTGGCACGTTGGCCGAGCGGCTGTTGCGCTTCGATGCGGAGGCGACCGCCGGCGGCGGCATCCGCCTGACGGCGGGCGGCGCCGCCGCGATCGACGGCGCGAGCCTCGATGTCGCGGTGAAGGGCAATCTGCCGCTCGCCGCCGCAAACGGCTTCCTGCGCGACCGGGCGACGCGGCTCGCGGGCACCGCGACGCTCGACCTGCGCGTGACCGGCAGCGCGGCCGAGCCGCGCCCGGCCGGGACCGTCACGATCGGCGGCTTCACGCTCGCCGATCCCGAGACCGGGTTCCGGCTGGCGAACGGTCAGGGCCGGATCCGGCTCGGCGACGGGCGGGCGACGGTCGAGAGCTTCTCGGCGACGACCGGCCGTACCGGCACGATCGCCGTTTCCGGCACGGTCGGCCTGCCGCCCGCCGATGGTTTTCCGGCCGATCTCACGATCCGGCTCGCGCGCTCCACATCACCAACGGCGACCTGCTGACCGCCGACGTCAGCGGCACCGTGACGGTTCGCGGTCCGCTCGCCGGCGCGCCGACCATCGGCGGCACCATCACGGTCGACCGCGCCGAGATCACCATTCCGGAGCGCTTTTCCGGCCGCGTCACCATGCTCGACGTGCGCCAGATCGCGCCGCCGCCGAAGGTCGCACGCACGCTTGCCAAGGCGCGCGCGGCGATCACCCCGCGGTCCACGGCCAAGTCGGCGACCGGCGTGGTGCTGGCGCTCACCATCGACGCGCCGGCGCGGGTGTTCGTGCGCGGCCGCGGCCTCGATACCGAGCTCGGCGGCCGGATCACGCTCGCCGGCCCGGTCGAAGCCGTGCGGCCGGTCGGAGCGTTCCAGATGATCCGCGGCCGGCTCGACGTGATCGGCCAGCGCATCGACTTCACCCGCGGCGTCGTCACGCTGACCGGATCGCTCGATCCGGACATCGACTTCGCGGCCGAGGCGGTGCGCGGCTCGATCACCATCACCGCCCGCGTCACCGGCAAGGCGAGCGATCCGCAGATCGCGCTGACCTCCTCGGAAGACCTGCCGCAGGACGAGATCCTGGCGCGCTTCCTGTTCGGCCAGTCGATCACGCAGCTGTCGCCGTTCCAGGTGGTCCGGCTGACCGTCGCGGTCGCCCAGCTCGCCGGCGGCGGGCAGTCGGCCGACCTGGTCGGCAAGATCCGCAAGTCGACCGGCCTCGACGACCTCGACATCGTGACGGATTCGTCCGGAGGCACCGCGGTGAAGGTCGGCCGCTACCTGAGTGACAACATCTATTTCGGCGTGACCACCGGCGGCGCCGGCCAGACCAACGCGACGATCAACCTCGACATCACCAAGAACCTCAAGGCGCGCGGCGAAGCCGGCACCGAAGGGTCGAGCCTCGGGGTGTTCTTCGAGAAGGAATATTGAGGTGGGGATCAGCGGCGGGCCATGACCGGGAAGTCAGCCGGATCGTCGGTCCGCGGGTCGAACGGCGACACGCCGCGCAAGCGCATGTCCCGGTCAAGCGCCGGGGGCCGTCGGCCCGCGCGAGTCTCACGGCCTAGCTGAAGCGGGCCTTCGCATCCTCGAGCTTCCAGACATCGACCGCTCTGCGCCCCGTGGATAGCCAGG
This genomic interval carries:
- a CDS encoding translocation/assembly module TamB domain-containing protein, producing the protein MTVRGPLAGAPTIGGTITVDRAEITIPERFSGRVTMLDVRQIAPPPKVARTLAKARAAITPRSTAKSATGVVLALTIDAPARVFVRGRGLDTELGGRITLAGPVEAVRPVGAFQMIRGRLDVIGQRIDFTRGVVTLTGSLDPDIDFAAEAVRGSITITARVTGKASDPQIALTSSEDLPQDEILARFLFGQSITQLSPFQVVRLTVAVAQLAGGGQSADLVGKIRKSTGLDDLDIVTDSSGGTAVKVGRYLSDNIYFGVTTGGAGQTNATINLDITKNLKARGEAGTEGSSLGVFFEKEY